A section of the uncultured Desulfosarcina sp. genome encodes:
- the hoxE gene encoding bidirectional hydrogenase complex protein HoxE, producing MIPETAPPGLSSPSLSPAAPDKRLRIIDRTMRLHGYASHALIETLHAVQEAFGYLDPDLMRYVAGRLKVPLSRVYAVATFYHFFTLKPPGEHTCVLCRGTACHIGGAAEILCKVEKMLEIHAGETTADGKISLMIARCLGSCGLAPAGVFDGTIVGNLTWDTVVNKLQAWRSHDADHRESAGDRENGD from the coding sequence ATGATCCCTGAGACGGCTCCACCCGGTTTGTCATCGCCTTCCCTGTCTCCCGCTGCCCCTGACAAGCGCCTTCGAATCATCGACCGAACCATGCGCCTGCACGGATATGCGTCCCACGCTCTGATCGAAACGCTGCATGCCGTTCAGGAAGCATTCGGCTATCTCGATCCCGACTTGATGCGATATGTCGCCGGCCGGCTGAAAGTCCCCTTGAGCCGGGTATATGCCGTGGCAACCTTCTATCATTTTTTCACCCTCAAGCCCCCCGGCGAGCATACCTGCGTGCTGTGCAGGGGCACTGCCTGCCACATCGGCGGGGCCGCCGAGATCCTTTGCAAGGTCGAGAAGATGCTGGAAATCCATGCGGGGGAAACCACTGCCGACGGAAAGATATCCCTCATGATCGCCCGGTGCCTCGGCTCCTGCGGACTCGCCCCGGCAGGCGTGTTCGACGGCACCATTGTCGGCAACCTTACGTGGGACACCGTTGTGAACAAACTTCAGGCGTGGAGGTCACATGACGCTGACCATCGAGAATCTGCAGGAGATCGCGAAAACGGAGACTGA
- the hoxU gene encoding bidirectional hydrogenase complex protein HoxU, producing the protein MTSTTSTPPKPRTDVNPVRIYTLRIDGRDVSGREDETILTVARQNGIAIPTLCHLDGLAERGACRLCIVEIQGSPKLFAACVTLVKQDMDVITDSPRIRDYRRKILELIFSERNHVCSVCVVNGNCELQDLADKLGMTHVRYDYLNLPHPVDASHPRFSLDHNRCVLCMRCIRVCKDIEGAHTWDIAGRGIHARIISDLNQPWGESETCTGCGKCVQVCPTGALSEKGKSVAEMTKRPEFLPYLQMMRKEAEP; encoded by the coding sequence ATGACATCCACCACGTCGACACCCCCGAAACCCAGAACGGACGTCAATCCCGTACGCATCTACACCTTGCGCATCGACGGAAGGGACGTCAGTGGCCGGGAAGACGAGACCATCCTGACGGTAGCCCGCCAGAACGGCATCGCCATTCCCACCCTGTGCCATCTGGACGGCCTTGCCGAACGCGGCGCCTGCCGCCTGTGCATCGTGGAGATCCAGGGGAGCCCGAAGCTCTTTGCCGCCTGCGTCACCCTGGTGAAACAGGATATGGACGTGATCACCGACTCGCCGCGCATCCGCGACTACCGCCGCAAAATACTGGAACTCATCTTCTCGGAAAGAAACCATGTCTGCTCGGTCTGCGTGGTCAACGGCAACTGCGAGCTGCAGGATCTGGCCGACAAGCTCGGCATGACCCATGTCCGCTACGATTATCTCAATTTGCCCCATCCGGTGGATGCCTCCCACCCCCGGTTTTCGTTGGACCATAACCGGTGCGTCCTTTGTATGCGGTGTATCCGTGTCTGCAAGGACATCGAGGGCGCCCACACCTGGGATATCGCGGGCCGGGGCATTCATGCCCGGATCATCTCGGACCTCAACCAGCCCTGGGGAGAATCCGAAACCTGCACCGGTTGCGGGAAATGCGTCCAGGTATGTCCCACCGGCGCTTTGTCCGAAAAGGGGAAGTCCGTGGCGGAAATGACCAAGCGCCCCGAGTTTCTCCCCTATCTCCAAATGATGAGAAAGGAAGCTGAACCATGA
- a CDS encoding DUF5005 domain-containing protein: protein MFDRKGDGWTGGDGTLSVCLKDGRTVWLFGDTFLGKVKSDGTRPKETPMIRNSLVVQTDRRLDTRYRQTEKGPAAFFPGAFPDTWYWPGDGLAAGNKMRVFLNRFRKSAPQLWAWQFTGTVLATLSLPDLELEGLDETATVKGVLFGVSVLKTKEYVYIYGTRDDAFPKLACLARATTGSLSGPWEYYTGRGWSADPKHSAPILSGVSTQYSVFQTDGLFYLVTMDGRGPFPDTIAVYRSGSPGGPWQGPRIIYKVPGVGRDVVAYNPFVHTQFTEGHRYLISYNLNHVSNPSAVYDDATIYRPQFIWVDFAVIEQRLFQ, encoded by the coding sequence TTGTTCGATCGCAAAGGCGACGGGTGGACCGGTGGTGACGGGACGTTGTCCGTTTGCTTGAAAGACGGCCGTACGGTCTGGCTTTTCGGCGACACATTTCTTGGGAAAGTAAAATCCGACGGAACCCGCCCGAAAGAGACGCCGATGATTCGAAACAGCCTGGTGGTCCAAACGGATCGGCGGCTTGATACGCGGTATCGGCAGACGGAAAAAGGACCCGCCGCCTTTTTCCCCGGTGCTTTTCCAGATACATGGTATTGGCCGGGTGACGGCTTGGCGGCGGGAAACAAAATGCGGGTCTTTCTTAATCGTTTTCGGAAAAGCGCGCCACAATTATGGGCATGGCAGTTTACGGGAACGGTTCTGGCCACCCTGTCGCTGCCGGACCTCGAACTGGAAGGACTGGATGAAACTGCAACGGTAAAGGGCGTTTTGTTCGGGGTGTCGGTCCTTAAAACGAAGGAATATGTTTATATCTATGGCACCCGCGATGACGCCTTTCCCAAACTCGCCTGCCTTGCCCGTGCAACCACAGGAAGCCTCAGCGGTCCATGGGAGTATTATACCGGCAGGGGATGGTCCGCCGACCCAAAGCATTCGGCGCCTATCCTGAGCGGCGTGTCAACCCAGTACTCCGTTTTTCAAACCGATGGGCTTTTTTACCTCGTCACCATGGATGGGCGCGGACCCTTTCCCGATACGATCGCCGTGTACCGATCCGGATCTCCCGGAGGGCCATGGCAAGGTCCGCGGATCATTTACAAGGTGCCCGGTGTCGGGCGCGATGTTGTCGCCTACAATCCTTTTGTCCATACCCAGTTCACAGAGGGGCATCGATATCTGATTTCGTACAACCTGAATCACGTAAGCAACCCTTCCGCCGTGTACGACGATGCTACCATCTACCGCCCGCAATTTATTTGGGTGGATTTTGCAGTAATTGAGCAGCGGCTTTTTCAGTAG
- a CDS encoding transposase: MKKTSIYSDRSQELLALFENAGNASKLMCVPIDYAKKDHLVMFCNGNGEVLRKPFSVKNSPDGVKYLLDQVNRSCRNRHIQSDHVFFGGEDVNSYAENFANTIRAKGWLVANVNAHDAKKQRENLQASTDRLDLMGIATMLLNRRANCCPAQTGVYRNLRTLVRHRKKLVKMKTEVRNRIHTIVDRLFPGFLNERKSGVLPFSNSSLYLMQERFSAPQIRRRQRGALIRNLEKRGTKKAEAVAAKLQEYASQVLTTPDEYTTTLQISLTSHVNHYRCLFEGAQQLANEMAQLLAKTQGAFITSIKGIGIVLAAGVTGEIGDPLAQRSTDQLASYAGIVPKVKQTGGKQGPSKTGHVSKRSNHILKDFVVQSAFHIGRYGPKDLQDDFSRREADGQHADFGIARRFVRITMCMMRTSQVYLPPEMRSTQIKPDRRADYYLAMWPYVRDKWSKANALKVAFAKDQPLGQWRYIVQEIYGIKLKI, from the coding sequence ATGAAAAAGACAAGCATCTATTCGGATCGAAGTCAAGAACTGCTGGCGCTATTCGAAAATGCAGGCAATGCATCAAAGCTGATGTGTGTGCCCATCGATTACGCCAAAAAGGATCATCTGGTTATGTTCTGTAATGGAAACGGCGAGGTCCTCCGCAAACCTTTTTCGGTTAAGAATTCCCCTGACGGCGTGAAGTACCTTCTCGACCAGGTAAACCGTTCTTGCCGTAATCGCCATATTCAGTCTGACCATGTCTTTTTCGGTGGCGAAGATGTCAACTCGTATGCTGAGAATTTCGCCAACACAATTCGGGCAAAAGGGTGGCTGGTTGCCAACGTGAATGCCCATGATGCAAAGAAGCAGCGTGAGAATTTACAGGCCAGCACGGATCGGCTGGACCTGATGGGCATTGCCACCATGCTGCTCAACCGCCGGGCCAATTGTTGCCCGGCACAGACTGGCGTGTATCGCAATCTACGAACCCTAGTTCGCCACCGAAAGAAGCTGGTCAAGATGAAAACCGAAGTCCGTAACAGGATCCATACGATTGTCGACCGACTCTTTCCCGGTTTTCTGAATGAAAGAAAAAGTGGGGTCCTTCCTTTTTCAAACAGCTCGCTATACCTGATGCAGGAGCGTTTCAGCGCACCGCAGATCCGTCGCCGCCAACGGGGGGCATTGATCCGAAACTTGGAAAAGCGGGGAACAAAAAAAGCTGAAGCGGTAGCAGCCAAACTTCAGGAATACGCATCTCAGGTACTTACCACGCCAGACGAATATACCACCACACTTCAAATCTCCTTGACCAGCCACGTAAATCATTACCGCTGTCTGTTTGAGGGAGCTCAGCAACTGGCGAATGAAATGGCCCAACTGTTGGCCAAGACCCAGGGTGCCTTTATAACCAGTATCAAAGGTATCGGCATTGTTCTGGCTGCTGGTGTTACCGGCGAGATCGGCGATCCTTTGGCACAACGATCAACGGATCAACTGGCATCATATGCCGGCATCGTACCCAAAGTGAAACAAACTGGTGGCAAGCAGGGGCCTTCGAAAACGGGCCATGTCAGTAAACGAAGCAACCATATTCTGAAAGACTTCGTCGTGCAGTCCGCATTCCATATTGGTCGTTATGGCCCCAAAGATTTGCAGGACGACTTCAGTCGCCGTGAAGCTGACGGCCAGCATGCTGACTTCGGGATAGCCCGTCGCTTTGTACGTATCACCATGTGCATGATGCGGACATCCCAAGTTTACTTACCGCCTGAAATGAGAAGTACTCAAATCAAACCTGATCGGCGTGCTGATTATTACCTGGCAATGTGGCCCTACGTGCGGGACAAATGGAGCAAGGCCAACGCACTCAAGGTGGCCTTTGCCAAGGACCAACCGTTGGGGCAATGGCGATATATCGTTCAGGAGATCTATGGGATAAAGTTAAAAATCTAA
- a CDS encoding ISNCY family transposase produces MREKHQKQMPLIDPPTGHPREKELEAISIVLDSIPTICDHVLQDLNKGKILKSRTGARGMTAEQVLRAAVVMRLYSFTYEDLAFHISDSRALRRFCRIGIADKGFKKSALNTNIKMISPQTWEFISRDLLAYAKDEKIEKGRKARVDCTVVESNIHPPLDSVQLYDAVRVIARLLIKVRDEFGIKVVFTDHQRRAKKRMIGVQYAKGDKQRTPLYKDLLKVTRKTIGYAIQTEKALARHCSADPLLLGLFSEIKHYGDLARKVYDQTFRRVVQGESVPADQKVFSLFEDHTDIIIKDRRDTYYGHKICMTGGASNLILDCVILEGNPADSELVETMLDRQHQIYGRYPLKAALDGGFASKDNLVKAKERKIKDVCFSKKRGLKEADMCRSDYVYKKLRQFRAGIESGISWLKRSFGLTRCTWKGFRSFKSYVLSSVVAANLLTIARKKLAAV; encoded by the coding sequence ATGCGCGAAAAACATCAAAAACAAATGCCGCTTATCGATCCCCCAACCGGTCATCCCAGAGAAAAAGAGTTGGAAGCGATCAGCATCGTGCTGGATAGCATTCCTACCATTTGCGACCATGTACTGCAAGACCTCAACAAAGGCAAAATCCTCAAGAGTCGAACCGGGGCTCGCGGCATGACAGCCGAACAGGTTCTGCGCGCTGCGGTGGTAATGCGGCTTTACAGTTTCACCTATGAAGATCTGGCCTTTCATATTTCTGACTCCAGAGCCTTGAGACGATTTTGCCGAATCGGTATTGCCGACAAGGGATTTAAAAAGTCGGCCCTGAACACCAATATCAAAATGATATCTCCGCAAACCTGGGAGTTCATATCTCGTGATCTTTTGGCCTATGCCAAGGACGAAAAAATCGAAAAAGGCAGAAAGGCGCGGGTCGATTGTACGGTGGTCGAGTCCAACATTCATCCGCCTCTTGATTCCGTCCAACTGTACGATGCGGTTCGCGTCATTGCCCGCTTGTTGATCAAAGTCCGAGACGAATTCGGGATCAAGGTTGTTTTTACCGACCATCAGCGCCGTGCCAAAAAAAGAATGATCGGCGTCCAGTACGCCAAAGGGGACAAACAGCGTACGCCCCTTTACAAAGACCTGCTCAAGGTTACACGTAAAACCATCGGCTATGCCATCCAGACCGAAAAAGCATTGGCACGACATTGCAGCGCAGACCCTTTGTTGCTGGGTTTGTTCAGTGAGATCAAACATTATGGAGACCTGGCCCGAAAGGTATACGACCAAACCTTTCGCCGTGTCGTTCAAGGTGAAAGCGTGCCGGCCGACCAGAAGGTGTTTTCTCTTTTCGAAGACCATACGGACATCATTATCAAGGACCGCCGAGACACTTACTACGGTCATAAAATCTGTATGACAGGCGGTGCCTCGAATCTGATCCTGGATTGTGTCATCCTTGAAGGCAACCCCGCCGATAGCGAACTGGTTGAAACGATGCTCGATCGTCAACATCAGATCTACGGCCGCTATCCGCTGAAGGCCGCTTTGGACGGCGGTTTCGCATCCAAAGACAATCTCGTCAAAGCCAAAGAGCGTAAAATCAAGGATGTGTGCTTTTCCAAGAAACGCGGCCTGAAAGAAGCCGATATGTGCCGCAGTGATTACGTTTACAAAAAGCTCCGACAGTTTCGTGCCGGGATCGAATCCGGTATATCCTGGCTCAAGCGCAGCTTCGGTCTGACGCGCTGCACTTGGAAAGGATTTCGTTCGTTCAAAAGCTATGTGTTGTCATCAGTGGTTGCCGCCAATTTGCTTACGATTGCGCGAAAGAAACTGGCGGCCGTTTAG
- a CDS encoding transposase has product MFILHDILEKLKNEFPQSRKGQECGIWFTYTIMAIIVPFASSRTSCILRCLRSLFGFTGIRRKRFYTFMASPKIPWKRLWQTLWKMIPQPLTGGRLLLALDDYVNPKTGKKIFGCEKIFDHAAKQNQSKYPWAQNVVTVGLLKIVKGRWACLPLSYRFYHLKKSIARMHRQGGPKLAFTSKMAMAVDMITDVAGVFGRKRIIVTTDSWFGNNGLWKPLHDRLGIWIDMISRLRSNSNLFDLPGPHVSSRVGRPRKYGRKLGNAASMAAYYRSLAQEYTVNLYGRDRTILAYERVVMLKTMRCAVKVVWVYRQTQWVAFFSTDMSLSVRQIVEYYGARWKIEALFKELKRDIGSAETQTRHPQAVGNHLHFCMLATTVAWIYASRAEKTPTRRHAVDGRSHFAFSDVRRSIAKAAMDDNFRRLFPGPRISVINSLVDVLLHMAA; this is encoded by the coding sequence ATGTTCATCCTACACGACATTCTCGAAAAACTCAAAAACGAATTCCCGCAGTCTCGAAAAGGTCAAGAGTGCGGAATCTGGTTCACCTATACGATCATGGCGATCATCGTGCCTTTCGCCTCGTCCAGGACATCGTGCATCCTCCGGTGTCTCAGATCCCTGTTCGGCTTTACCGGGATACGGCGAAAACGATTCTACACGTTCATGGCATCTCCAAAGATACCATGGAAACGATTGTGGCAGACGCTGTGGAAAATGATTCCCCAACCACTGACCGGCGGGCGGCTGTTGCTGGCACTGGATGACTATGTCAACCCCAAAACGGGCAAGAAAATCTTCGGATGCGAAAAGATATTCGATCATGCTGCCAAACAGAATCAGTCGAAATATCCGTGGGCACAGAATGTCGTTACCGTGGGACTGCTGAAGATCGTCAAGGGACGATGGGCGTGCCTGCCCTTGAGCTACCGCTTCTATCACCTGAAAAAGAGCATTGCCCGCATGCATCGCCAAGGCGGGCCGAAATTGGCGTTTACCAGCAAGATGGCCATGGCTGTCGACATGATCACAGATGTTGCCGGGGTCTTTGGTCGAAAGCGGATCATCGTCACCACCGATTCCTGGTTCGGTAACAATGGCTTGTGGAAGCCGCTGCATGATCGACTGGGAATATGGATTGACATGATTTCCCGGCTCAGATCGAACAGCAATCTGTTCGATCTGCCCGGTCCGCATGTCAGCAGTCGGGTGGGGCGGCCCCGAAAATACGGCCGGAAATTGGGCAATGCGGCGTCGATGGCTGCGTATTACAGATCTCTGGCACAGGAATACACCGTCAATTTGTATGGCCGCGACAGGACCATCTTGGCCTATGAGCGTGTGGTCATGCTCAAAACGATGCGCTGTGCCGTCAAAGTGGTTTGGGTTTATCGACAAACCCAGTGGGTGGCTTTTTTCTCAACCGACATGTCCCTGTCCGTTCGACAGATCGTTGAGTATTATGGTGCCCGCTGGAAAATCGAAGCCCTGTTCAAAGAACTGAAACGCGACATCGGCAGTGCCGAAACGCAAACCCGTCATCCGCAGGCGGTCGGCAACCACCTGCACTTTTGCATGTTGGCGACCACCGTCGCCTGGATCTATGCAAGTCGGGCCGAGAAGACACCAACCCGTCGGCATGCAGTTGATGGCCGGAGCCATTTTGCCTTCTCGGACGTTCGCCGATCGATAGCCAAAGCCGCCATGGACGATAATTTTCGTAGGCTTTTCCCTGGCCCACGTATATCCGTCATAAATTCACTGGTGGACGTACTGCTGCACATGGCGGCGTGA
- a CDS encoding NADP oxidoreductase produces MSVPSQPPTEKMRIATIWLDGCSGCHMSLLDIDERLVAAADRIDLVFSPIVDTRTYPQNVDVCFVEGAVASGEDVEKLHAIRKNTRQVVAFGDCAVTGNIPGMRNRFPLQEVMTRSYLKNATHRPRIPDRDIPHLLDKVQPVHAVIEVDLFLPGCPPAADAIFEVLSALLENRLPDLAGRVRFG; encoded by the coding sequence ATGAGCGTGCCCTCGCAACCTCCCACTGAGAAAATGCGCATCGCTACCATCTGGCTCGACGGCTGCTCCGGATGCCACATGTCACTGCTGGATATCGACGAGCGCCTGGTGGCCGCAGCCGACCGCATCGACCTGGTGTTCAGCCCCATCGTCGACACCCGGACCTATCCGCAGAACGTGGACGTCTGCTTCGTCGAGGGCGCCGTTGCCAGCGGGGAGGATGTCGAAAAGCTTCATGCGATCCGCAAAAACACCCGGCAGGTGGTGGCATTCGGAGACTGCGCCGTCACCGGAAACATCCCCGGCATGCGAAACCGGTTCCCCCTTCAGGAGGTAATGACTCGAAGCTACCTGAAGAACGCGACCCACCGGCCCCGGATACCGGACCGGGACATTCCGCATCTTCTCGACAAGGTACAGCCGGTACACGCCGTTATCGAAGTGGATCTGTTTCTGCCGGGGTGTCCGCCGGCGGCGGATGCCATTTTCGAAGTGCTGTCGGCACTTCTGGAAAATCGCCTGCCGGATCTGGCCGGCAGGGTCCGATTCGGATAA
- a CDS encoding Ni/Fe hydrogenase subunit alpha, translating to MDRQIVIDPVHRIEGHGKITIQLDASGQVEDAAFHVTQFRGFEKFCEGRPYYEMPSLVERICGICPVSHSLASAKACDAILGVTVPEAGQRLRALLNLASIMQSHALSFFYLSSPDLLLGFDGPPEKRNILGLLETHPQLAADGIRLRQIGQSIIQWLAGKKIHPTWVVPGGVGVPLSKENLENIRAVLPEARDIVLRTIGWFKPSMENYREEIRTFANFPSMFLGLVDPFGNLELFDGNLRFIDYQGNVVAEQVPPARYAEYIGEAVEDNSYLKSPYYLPLGYPEGIYRVGPAARLNVCSGCRTPLADEEWAEFKSLEKGPILSSFYNHYARLIEILYTIEKAGQLTDDPDILNPRVRAHAQPNFFEGIGVVEAPRGTLFHHYQVDENGLITGVNLIVATGNNNLAMNRGVLQVARHFIKNGEVPEPVLTRLEAVIRVFDPCLSCSTHALGINSLHVRLLGPDGHVVDEKWR from the coding sequence ATGGACAGACAAATTGTGATCGATCCGGTTCACCGCATCGAAGGGCATGGGAAAATTACCATTCAACTGGATGCATCCGGGCAAGTCGAAGATGCCGCCTTCCATGTCACCCAGTTCAGGGGCTTTGAGAAGTTCTGCGAGGGCAGGCCCTATTACGAGATGCCGTCCCTGGTGGAGCGGATTTGCGGAATCTGCCCGGTTTCCCACTCCCTGGCGTCCGCCAAGGCCTGTGACGCCATTCTCGGGGTTACCGTTCCGGAGGCGGGACAACGGCTGCGGGCACTTCTGAACCTCGCCTCCATTATGCAGTCCCATGCCCTGAGCTTCTTCTACCTCTCCTCTCCGGACCTGCTGCTCGGTTTCGATGGCCCGCCGGAAAAGCGAAACATTCTCGGCCTGCTGGAGACCCATCCCCAACTGGCCGCCGACGGGATCCGCCTTCGGCAGATCGGCCAGTCGATCATCCAATGGCTGGCCGGCAAAAAAATCCATCCCACCTGGGTGGTTCCCGGTGGTGTGGGAGTTCCGCTTTCAAAGGAAAACCTCGAGAATATCAGGGCGGTCCTCCCGGAGGCCCGGGATATCGTTCTGCGAACCATCGGGTGGTTTAAACCGTCCATGGAAAACTACCGCGAAGAGATCCGTACCTTTGCCAACTTTCCGTCCATGTTCCTGGGGCTGGTGGACCCTTTCGGCAACCTGGAGCTTTTCGACGGCAACCTGCGGTTTATCGACTACCAGGGAAACGTTGTCGCCGAACAGGTGCCGCCGGCGCGGTATGCCGAATATATCGGCGAGGCCGTGGAAGACAATTCTTATCTGAAGTCGCCCTACTACCTGCCCCTGGGGTATCCCGAGGGCATCTACCGGGTGGGACCCGCCGCCCGCCTGAATGTCTGCAGCGGGTGCCGGACGCCCCTGGCCGATGAGGAGTGGGCCGAGTTCAAGAGCCTCGAGAAAGGCCCGATCCTGAGTTCTTTCTACAATCATTATGCCCGGCTGATCGAAATTCTCTACACGATTGAAAAGGCCGGGCAGCTTACAGATGATCCCGACATTCTGAACCCCAGGGTGCGGGCCCACGCCCAGCCGAACTTCTTCGAGGGCATCGGTGTCGTGGAGGCCCCCCGGGGAACGCTGTTTCACCACTATCAGGTGGACGAAAACGGCCTCATCACCGGGGTCAACCTCATCGTCGCCACGGGCAACAACAACCTGGCCATGAACCGCGGGGTGCTTCAGGTCGCCCGGCATTTCATCAAAAACGGCGAGGTGCCCGAACCCGTCCTCACACGGCTCGAAGCGGTGATCCGGGTCTTCGACCCCTGCCTCAGCTGCTCCACCCATGCCCTTGGCATAAATTCGCTGCATGTCCGCCTTCTGGGGCCCGACGGCCATGTGGTGGACGAAAAGTGGCGATAG
- the nuoF gene encoding NADH-quinone oxidoreductase subunit NuoF encodes MTLTIENLQEIAKTETDSVESYRYRINVCVAAGCLSCRSDAVKASLEEEIRRQGKEKECRVRGVGCLGLCAVGPLIDISPSNVAYQAVQPSDAPEIIGSLAGAPVSRLLLPVDQPFFSRQKKIVLENCGIVEPERIESYIAAGGYEALYQALRQMSPRQVIDEVTASGLRGRGGAGFPTGLKWTTVYKAQQANKYVVCNADEGDPGAFMDRSVLESDPHRVIEGMAIAGYAVGAFRGYIYVRAEYPLAIERLRRAIKQAKQLGILGENIFNTPFAFDIQLRLGAGAFVCGEETALIASIEGRLGRPRPRPPFPAEFGLWGCPTLINNVETFANIAPIVSRGGGWFAGIGTEKSKGTKVFALAGKINKTGLIEVPMGTTLREIVFDIGGGIPAGRRFKAVQTGGPSGGCVPEQFLDMPVDYESLKEVGSIMGSGGMIVMDDGACMVDVAKFFMEFCMSESCGKCVPCRVGTAQLFNILERITAGDGRVGDIDTLKELCDLVGATSLCGLGQTAPNPVKSTLRYFEDEYTAHIRRRHCDAGVCAMGNAREAIT; translated from the coding sequence ATGACGCTGACCATCGAGAATCTGCAGGAGATCGCGAAAACGGAGACTGATTCCGTTGAATCCTACCGTTACCGCATCAACGTCTGCGTGGCAGCAGGCTGCCTGTCCTGCCGAAGCGATGCCGTAAAAGCATCCCTCGAAGAAGAGATCCGGCGGCAGGGAAAGGAGAAGGAGTGCCGGGTCCGGGGCGTCGGATGCCTGGGACTCTGCGCCGTTGGACCGCTTATCGACATCTCACCTTCGAATGTCGCCTATCAGGCGGTCCAGCCATCCGATGCCCCGGAGATCATCGGCAGCCTCGCCGGCGCCCCGGTTTCCCGGCTGCTGCTGCCGGTCGACCAGCCGTTTTTCTCCCGGCAGAAGAAAATCGTTCTTGAAAACTGCGGCATCGTCGAGCCCGAACGCATCGAAAGCTATATCGCCGCGGGCGGCTACGAAGCCCTCTACCAGGCCCTGAGACAGATGAGCCCGAGGCAGGTCATCGACGAGGTCACTGCCAGCGGCCTTCGGGGCCGGGGCGGGGCCGGATTTCCCACCGGCCTGAAATGGACGACGGTCTACAAGGCGCAGCAGGCCAACAAGTACGTGGTCTGCAATGCCGACGAGGGAGATCCCGGTGCGTTCATGGACAGAAGCGTTCTGGAGAGCGACCCCCACCGGGTGATCGAGGGCATGGCCATCGCCGGATACGCTGTGGGCGCCTTTCGGGGCTACATCTATGTCCGGGCCGAGTATCCCCTGGCCATCGAGCGGCTTCGCCGCGCCATCAAGCAGGCGAAGCAGTTGGGAATTCTCGGGGAGAATATCTTCAACACCCCCTTTGCCTTCGACATTCAACTGCGGCTGGGGGCCGGCGCCTTTGTCTGCGGCGAGGAGACCGCCCTTATCGCCTCCATCGAGGGAAGGCTCGGAAGACCGCGTCCCCGGCCCCCGTTCCCCGCCGAATTCGGTCTCTGGGGCTGCCCGACCCTGATCAACAACGTGGAAACCTTTGCCAATATCGCCCCCATTGTCAGTCGCGGCGGCGGGTGGTTCGCCGGCATCGGCACGGAAAAAAGCAAGGGGACCAAGGTGTTCGCCCTGGCCGGAAAGATAAATAAGACCGGGCTCATCGAGGTGCCCATGGGGACCACCCTGCGGGAGATCGTTTTCGACATCGGCGGCGGAATTCCCGCCGGCCGAAGGTTCAAGGCCGTCCAGACCGGCGGCCCCTCCGGCGGTTGCGTGCCCGAGCAGTTCCTGGACATGCCGGTGGATTACGAATCCCTTAAGGAGGTGGGCTCCATCATGGGCTCCGGCGGCATGATCGTCATGGACGACGGGGCCTGCATGGTGGATGTGGCCAAATTCTTCATGGAGTTCTGCATGTCCGAATCCTGCGGAAAATGTGTGCCCTGCCGGGTCGGCACCGCCCAGCTTTTCAATATTCTGGAACGGATCACCGCCGGGGACGGAAGAGTCGGAGATATCGATACCCTCAAGGAGTTGTGCGACCTTGTGGGCGCGACCAGCCTGTGCGGCCTTGGCCAGACGGCGCCGAACCCGGTGAAAAGTACGCTGCGGTATTTCGAAGACGAGTACACGGCCCATATCCGCCGACGTCACTGCGACGCCGGTGTATGCGCCATGGGAAACGCCCGGGAGGCCATCACATGA